The Mobula birostris isolate sMobBir1 chromosome 1, sMobBir1.hap1, whole genome shotgun sequence sequence TGATGCTTAAACGCATGCACACACCCCTTGCAACCAACACTCCCTCAACCCTTTTCCACCATAACATTTACCAGCTTTTTTCCATATTTCTTCTGGCAAATGACCAGATGGTCTGTGGAGGAACTCCCGATGGGAATCTGTATAGGAGAAAAATTTTGTGAGCAAGTCTATTTCTAGGTAACTTTGTACATCTTTACAGCAGTTGACTCTTTAGTTGCAAGTTTTACAGGACAAATTAAGTGTGGACCATGGCATGCATTTTTCTCTATGTCATTCCACTGTCAGAACACAGGGGCATCTGTAAGTAATGACATGGATTCACATATGCTGACACAATTATACAAATGCATGGCAATAGCATCCTACATGGTACTATTTCTCCAGCCAACATTAATTGCATTTGTCAGGCTCAGAGAGAGCTGGGACACAACGTGTGCAGCAGCTCATCTGACTGCAAATGTATTAATTTATCAACTGACACAAGTTGGTCGGACTGTTGATGGGGTGGTGGGAGACCAGACTTTGGAAATCTGAAGTCCAAAGATATTTCCAGCTGTTTTCTGGAGCTAATACATCTCCACTTAGATAGATAAGCAATTTAGATATACCAATAGTGAATGGGGGTGTATACAATTTGAAATTTGAGCCCTATTCACATTACTGTGAAGTCTGCACTAGATTTACAGTATAGTGGCAGCAGTATAAGCTTCAAAGCGCTACATTAAAGAGTAGgttatgggacccaaaactgttacCTAGTTGGGCAGGATCGGTATTCACAGGACTCTGTTGTCTGGAATGGCTGCTGTTGCCGCTACCTTTTTTAATATCCTCTGCATCGCTGTATCGTCTGATCCAATAATTAAGCTCCTCACGATCAGCTTCTTGACATCGCCGAAGGACTGTAAGTGAACGCCTTGTCTTCTCTACCATATCCATGATACAGTTTAAAAGCTGGAACAACACCGGATGCATCAGTGAGCCTCTGAACCTGATCCTGTACTTTCACATACAAATCAAGGGACAAAAAATTCCGGAATATTTACAAACTACCACCTTTCCACATTCAAGTAACATTTCAATCAAGCTGTAGActtaaaaatgaaaaatattttTATGCATTTACTTGAAGCTAGTATCAACACTGACCAGAAATCTGCCATATCCAACTCTAAaacataatttatatttttaattattcaGAGCAAATATAAACTATCCTTTGGTGCAAATAAAAAAGTTGTACTTTTGGTTAGCTTTTCAGTAAATTCATCAATTTTCTTACATGATcaaggtgtttccactcctctgcCCATTCCCTATCCGTTAGTCTATGATCAATCACTTCTTCTTGACGGGTGCCATGCATCCCTGCCAACAGTGGAACATAATTTCAGACTTCCAAAGCTATTCTGCTGGAAAACATGCCATTGTTTTTTTAATTATCCATCAAGTAGCTTATTGCCATCCCTCCAATACCCATCACTGACATAAAAGTGACACAGCCATCCTTCAACAAACACACCGGCTTTACCACAATGTCCATAGGCAAGCTTCGGTCAATTGCACACGCAACGCTCTCTGGTAATAATAAGCATACATCATCTCAACACGACTCTTCCTTTTAGTACATTATGGTGCCTTTGGCAGTTCAGCAGACAATAAATCAAGTAAATGGAATGGTTATTTTATAGatttttgcatgtggtgacaAAGGACCAAAATTGATACTCACCGAGAGGTCTGTTCCTGTCCCTGAGGTCTCTGTGGTTGGGATGTCTGTATGAATCCCTGTAATGGTGAGCCATGGCCATATCATCCAGACGGTAGTGCTGAGGTGGGGGTGGTGTTGGGTGAGGCAGGCCGTTGGGCTGGTAGGATAACCCATTATTTGGACTAAACCGTTGGTTGGGACTTATAGTGCAGGGCCGCTTGCTGGGATGCTCTGAGTGCAAAGGCTCGCGATCGTAGCCATTCTCTTTGGTTCTGCAAAATGGGCAAGATAATCAAATATATATGAATTTTCAAAGCATAAAGCTACTATGATGTAGTAGTCATACGATAAACCTACAAAGCTCCCCTCATTAGCATTATGCTTGCCTGTACCAGTGTTGCCAAATCCTATTACAAATAGCGACCATATTTACACATATCAAATTTAGCTAGGTACATTGACTGACACATTCCTATGTTAGTGCAGAAACAGAATGATCTTTTTAATGAGCTCTTTTAATGAACTTAGAACCTCGTTGCAGCTATTCATCCATAGCTGACCATATGCAGAAAAAAAGCAGCAGCAATACTGTCAGTTTCCCTTCAACCAGCACTTTCTTGGTTACTCATCTCATGCCATCATATAAAGATTAGACAGGATTAAGCACAGTTCCATGGGTTCATTAATTAATTCAACAAGAAGAAAAAAATCCTTCCTCACTCAGAATTAATTTTCACAGTTGACGACAAGCTGTTGCGATTTAAAGAAGAAAAAGTACAAGTCAGCGATCATTTGTCTGCTTGTATTTGCTCCCATGATGCACCTGTGCAGATACATTCTGGCTCAGAAAGAAACCCCGTTCCATTGATAAATTGCAACCATTTGTCTCACCTGTCTGGAGTTCGCCTTTTCCCATTTTCATTAACATCAAGCAGCAACTCGGAGGAGTCGacgggtgaggtggtgctggcaTCCAGCAGCAGCTGCTCATGCTGTGCGAGGTACTGTGCTGGGTTCTGCTTGGCCAAGCGCGCGCAGTGAAGTAGCTCCCTCTGGAGCAGGGGTAGGTTGGCCTGCAAGAAGAGTGGCACAGCAAACAACATCTCTGTCAGCATGGTCACATAGGGAAAGATCATGCTGCTCCCTGCTAACCTTACAGATGAACGATTAAGCAAATAACAAAAGTGGCTTGACAACAGAATGAATTACTAGCTGCCCTTGGAAGGTACAATTTTGACTTTTTTTCCCCCCCAGTGATGGAATGTTAGTCATTATAGAGTGTCGTGGCATCACACTATAAAACACAGATTGCATTTAGCTTTAATTCTACATTGGGGGTGTAGTCATGAGCATGGTAAGGTACAATGTTGTCCATTTAGCAATATGCAGCATAAAAGTAAGCATTCAACCAGAGCTGAACTGCCAAGGTGGTTGCCATAGAGACAGCATTCATATGAAGTTGCATGCAGCACCAATCAAGAGTCATGAATTTACATTTCAGTGTTATCAGTCCATTCACTATGTGCTCCATAAACACTGTATATTATAACTTATCAGTTGAAACAATTCATGACACAGAAGGAAAATCCTGTTGTCCTTAGCAGTTTAAAATAAATCAAATTTGTACTTAAATTTAGAAATATGATTTGTTTTCGTCTGCAAGTTAATGACCTGTTAGCCTTCATCCCTCTGAATTGCCTAATGACTCAAAGCTCTGAACAACCAATGTGAATAGAAATATTCTTTAAGGCAGTGAATAGAATAGAAACATATTCTTCAAGGCAGTTCTACAAACCAATTTTACAGGTTCTTCCACCGACATTCCTGAACACAAGGCACTTAATGTTTCACTAAACTAATGTACCGCACAGCACATCATAACCTAGATACAATCACTTGGACAACAGGTCAATGTAAGTAGGAGAAATAGGTGGACTTGCACTTGAACCACATGAACATGTGCAAGCCAATCAGAATTTAATCACTAGCCAGAGACCATCGTCACTGGGAACCTGTCACTGTCTCAATCCTCTACTGCTGCTTCAATAGCCATTTACTTCAGTCATTAGGTCAAATGCAAAATTGATTTTTGAAGTTGTCGGTGTTTAGACACATTCAAACCACCCCAGTTTTTTTTAAGTTACAAAATCTCTATAGCTTATAAAATCTCACAGGGAGGCATGGAAACACTTTGGGTTGGGCTGCCACATGGTACATAACAGTGGCGCTGTCATGTTATAGGCGCCAAGCAATGATAACCAACAATAGTTTGAGAGACATTTAGATGatgtttggacaagtacatgagaAGGAAAGATTTAGGGATATGGGCccaatgcaggcaagtgggataaGCTCAGTTAGAcaatttggtcagcatggatgagttgagccaaagggcccTTTTTGTGCTGTATAATTCTACAATTCCTGCTCTTTGAGAGCACCATATTATAGATTTAACTGCAAAAAAAAGGGGAAGGCAGTTAAGGGCAGTGGCATCTTGTATTCAAATTGGCTTAGTCAGAGGAAAACAATGATGGTGGTTAGAtcagcaaacacgagaaaatctgcagatgctggaaattcaagcaacacacacaaaatgctaggcagcatctataggaagtacagtcgacatttcaggccgagacccttcgtcaggatgtggTGCAGTATTTCCCAGAGTACAATAGGTCACTTTCTCTTGCACCTCAAATATTGCTATACAAGGGTACAATTTCAAAGGTTGAACATAAAGTAAACTTAGGAAGTGCAGAGTAGTTGCTTATTGactgagaaaacagagcgatgaaATTGCAGCTATGTGGATGATggcttttaaaaatcaattgcATCAAATttaatggtggaagggaagaatctCCAGAGTTATCCAGGGAATGGAGTTAAATAGATTACTCCCACGCTAGAGTACCACAGGTTCGTATCCACAAGCAAGTATTCGCCATTGCTCAGcagaagcaaatgcaatgttaaattACAAAGCAGTAAAATACGAGCTAGAGAAACTGTTTGTAAACCATATAGCACCCTGATCAGATTGTGCAAGTTTCCTCAATAAAGCACAACACATGCATTCAGACTGTGTAGAAAAGCTGTGGGGCTGATCTCTAGTGTCAAATAGTACGAATTGCAAGAAAAGACTAGAAACTGAAGATTTTCAGTTCAAAAGCAGTTGCCTGAAAAGTGATATTATAGATGTTTAGGTGATTCTCAAGTATTGTAAATGTAATGGAGAATATTACTAAATACACTGAAAGAGGAGGACAATAGGATCTAGCAACATGAAAAACTAAGGATTGACACTATGCAGGCACAATGAACACTGGCACATACTCCCAGCGGCAGAGACAAAAGCACTGGAAACATTTAAGAAATAATTGAATGCTGAAAAGGGGGATAATTTAGGATTTTCCTGGATGGATGAACTaaaatcagttttttttttaaacctgtaATTATCTTGTGAACTGATTGGAGCAAAAGCAATTACAGAAGTGTTCAACACTCCCGAGTTGGGCAGAAGGATAAACACAAGGATTTATGATTGCTAACCAGAAGGCCAGATGGGCCAGAGCAATCTGcgaagctctgtggtcaaaagagATTCTAACCTTCCCTGCCTAGGCTCACATAGCTAATGACCATTTGGCCAGTCACTCCCAAGTACCTTAACAAAAAGACACTCTCATGGGGTTGGGAATAAAGCAGAAACCAAATGAAAATGAAGCATGCAAAGCAAAAGAAAAAGCTCAGGTGTAGCAAGGTCACAAAGCTAACGTTAAGTAAATGCCTCATTTTAGAATGAAttatcatgtttttttttgcaaaaaaaACACCTTTCCCACATAGAAAAGAAAAATATCTGTGCTATGCCAAAATGTTAGCTCAAACCTAGAAACATAAAGATTTTAAAAGTACTAAAGCCTCTGAAAGGAAAGCTATACAAAATTAATAAAGAGAATGGCTCATATGTTAAACATCTTGCACGCATACATCCATctgaaacaataataaaaaattatTCATTAATAGATTTCAAGCAGGAATTTAAGTCATTAATTGTGCTGATTTCACAATTCAATTTTGGAACAATTAAAACCCTCAAAAACATGCTTCCTAATCTGTGACTAAATCTGCAATTTTTTTCTTGTTAGGGTATTTGCTAATTTTCCATTCCCAACTAATAAAAAGTGTACAATGCATCTAGCCTACTTTATCCACCCAGAGATGGTCATCTTTGTTGTTGAAGACAACACATCTGAAGTTTGAAGCAAGCAACAAAAAAAACTTTTAAATCTACCACAAAAAACTGCAGCTTTCAGTTAAACCCTTCATGTCCCCTTGACCCACCGACTTAGATAGCATAGCAATTCTATAACTTCGTTTATTCCATCCAAAGCAATTCAGAAGATAAAATTGCATTATGTTTTCATTGTATTTGCATTATAAGCATGGGATGCATGCTTATAAGGCCTGGTTTTATTTCCCTTCCTTATTTGTCTTGCTTGACTATCTCAGAAATCAGTGCAGAGTCAATCACATTGCTGCAGAATAAAGTCACATGCATTCTTTACATGGTAAGAACAGCAGATTTCCATACTCAAGAGCATTAGTGTACCAGATGGACTCTTATGTCAATCAGGTCATTTCGCAGTCACCATTACTGATATTAACTATTTAATTGAATTACAATTCTTCAGTTGCAAAATAAAATGATTAGTTTAGACCTTTGGTCAAAGTGTTTGGCTACACACAGTCTGTGTATAATAATCTAGCAGTTTATAAATGCAAAATGCTTTAAAGTTTAATAAAACAGCATAATTGTTTGGAAAAACAATGCTTTATTCTGTACGGTATAGTCGGGTGCAATAATTTTAATATACCTTACAATCACAGTGGCACCTACTCACAAATCGTGGTTCTGTGAGTTTTCTTGGACCACTTTGCCTCAACCTTTTTCTTAACTTTGGTCCAGGTTAAAGAGCTCAGTTCCAGGAGTGAAGCCCAAGTGTATGTCCCTGATATTATGTCAGCACTTGACAGAATATGGCATCAAGAAGTTTGTAAATCTTGTCAATGGCCATCAAGGAGAAAGCAACCCAATGGCTAGACACAAATCCCCACAATAAAGAGGGAGCAATTGTTCGAGGTCAACCTTCCCAGCTTCGGGTTAGGGAAACTCCTATAAAAAGATTCAAGGCCTAATCTGCTTCAGCTGCGTCATCAGCTGGCTTCTTTGCCTCATAAGGCAGGAAGTAGGAATTTTACCTAATATTTACATAATGTTCAAGTGTATTCATATTTCTTCAACCAATTAAGTTCATCCCTACTTGCAACAAAATCAAGTCAACACTTAAACTGCTGAATAGTAAATAACATTCAAAAAGTCAGGCAGTCACCACCTCAATGACCACTCATGGCTTTCTCTTCCCAGACAATTGCACTACCATTGCCAAAGTCACCACCACTCAGATCCTGTAGGCCTTC is a genomic window containing:
- the runx1t1 gene encoding protein CBFA2T1 isoform X5, giving the protein MVGISGSYQQNGTDYLKSSQESTPVADVFPALLCVGPDHSEKRSTMPDSPADVKTQSRLTPPTMPPPPNNQGAPRTSSFTPTTLTNGNSHSPTALNGAPSPPNGFSNGTSSSASSTLANQQLPPACGARQLSKLKRFLTTLQQFGNDISPEIGERVRTLVLGLVNSTLTIEEFHSKLQEATNFPLRPFVIPFLKANLPLLQRELLHCARLAKQNPAQYLAQHEQLLLDASTTSPVDSSELLLDVNENGKRRTPDRTKENGYDREPLHSEHPSKRPCTISPNQRFSPNNGLSYQPNGLPHPTPPPPQHYRLDDMAMAHHYRDSYRHPNHRDLRDRNRPLGMHGTRQEEVIDHRLTDREWAEEWKHLDHLLNCIMDMVEKTRRSLTVLRRCQEADREELNYWIRRYSDAEDIKKGSGNSSHSRQQSPVNTDPAQLDSHREFLHRPSGHLPEEIWKKAELLELWTQGQ